The sequence below is a genomic window from bacterium.
CCGTGACGTTGTTCCAGCCCTGGACGTTCATGATGCCCAGGTACTCGCTCTGCGAGCCGTAGGGCGAGCCGAAGGCCTCGTTCTCCGGCGTCGCGGCGTCGTCGCCGCTGGCGAAGTTGTACTCGAAGCCGATGTACGGCTCGATCGTGCTGTCGAAGTCGTAGAACAGGCCGGTGTACCAGCCCAGGGCGGACAGGTCGCGCTCCGCGGGCAGGTAGGTGGTGCCGGTCTGGACCACGGCCTCGCCGTAGAAGTGCAGGCCGTTGCTGACGTAGTCGACCAGGCCGCCGAAGATCATCGTGCGGTCGTTGTCGACATCGGGGCTGGCCCAGTTCTCGTAGGTCAGCATCATGGCGTAGGGCTCGAACCAGAAGTTCTCATTGGCGTCGTAGTGCATGTAGAGGCCGGTGATGTTGTCGTCGCCGGAGCCGGAGCCGTACTTGCCGGCGTAGGTCTCCTGCAGCTTGAAGTTGAAGTAGTCCAGCCAACCGCTCTCGAAGCTGTAGCGGCCGTGGGCGCCGTCGAACAGGATGTTCGTCGCCAGGTCCCAGTCCTCGACGCCGATGACGCGCTCGCGGCCGTAGGCGACCGGCATGCGGCCCA
It includes:
- a CDS encoding alginate export family protein, encoding GRMPVAYGRERVIGVEDWDLATNILFDGAHGRYSFESGWLDYFNFKLQETYAGKYGSGSGDDNITGLYMHYDANENFWFEPYAMMLTYENWASPDVDNDRTMIFGGLVDYVSNGLHFYGEAVVQTGTTYLPAERDLSALGWYTGLFYDFDSTIEPYIGFEYNFASGDDAATPENEAFGSPYGSQSEYLGIMNVQGWNNVTAMRFAGGFTPIESLDVAADFFLFTEDVDTGADDAIGSELDIKLNYMLNADVDLEGGMGMFTYEDTADLYLAPGDAEYFVWAGAHLYF